A window of the Nycticebus coucang isolate mNycCou1 chromosome 3, mNycCou1.pri, whole genome shotgun sequence genome harbors these coding sequences:
- the LOC128581041 gene encoding sialomucin core protein 24-like, producing MSGPLYPASFTPAPSVPVKLNHSYSSHNSTVSDCQVVNAIDFCSAENTTLPSSSSTSTVPTSGPINTTLIPTSQPIQKSTFDAASFIGGIVLVLGVQAIIFFLYKFCKSKERNYHTL from the exons ATGAGTGGCCCATTATACCCTGCCTCCTTCACCCCTGCTCCATCTGTTCCCGTGAAGCTGAACCAT AGCTATAGTTCACATAATTCAACAGTTAGTGATTGTCAAGTGGTGAATGCAATAGACTTTTGTTCTGCTGAAAACACAACTCTGCCTTCTTCCTCCTCAACTTCCACAGTTCCTACATCAGGTCCAATAAATACCACTTTGATTCCAACCTCACAACCTATTCAGAAATCTACCTTTGATGCAGCCAGTTTCATTGGAGGAATTGTCCTTGTCTTGGGTGTACAGgccataattttctttctgtataaATTCTGCAAATCTAAAGAACGAAATTACCACACTCTGTAA